From Novosphingobium resinovorum, the proteins below share one genomic window:
- a CDS encoding alpha-amylase family glycosyl hydrolase, translated as MNRLIPSLSALALALSSGGAFAGTVEDMRARTPEQEVIYFVLPDRFENGDTANDEGGLGSGLKGGKLQTGFDPTDKAFYHGGDLKGLTARLDYIQGLGASALWVGPIFKNKPVQGPKGNESAGYHGYWITDFTAVDPHFGTNEDFKALVEAAHARGMKVYMDIIVNHTADVIQYKEGVSQGYPYRSKADYPFSTRGGVKGPAINPGFLGETVQTPENWAKLTDPSFAYTPVVPKAEKDVKVPAWLNDPIYYHNRGNTDWKGESAQYGDFVGLDDLATENPRVVDGMIEIYGSWIDRFGIDGFRIDTARHVNAELWQKFVPAMLERAKAKGINNFHIFGEVATGDYDPALLASWTRNAGLPGVLDFAFMRAVDDAAGGAKDGGTETLARLFDDDALYAGGKAGALQLPTFLGNHDAGRLPMFLKLGKPLASNDELLKRSMLAHAMLLTLRGVPTIYYGDEQGFIGHGGDQWSRQDMFASKDLRLTDEPLLGTTRAPNAEHFDPTHPLYKLIAQLATLRRQTPALTGGMTKVLTASDKPGLFAVSRFDPATGNEVVLAFNTSTEAVEGNLAVEPKSAQFQTLAGSACPMKATAPGSVSIAMPPLGFAVCAARP; from the coding sequence ATGAACCGCCTGATACCTTCTCTCTCGGCCCTCGCGCTGGCCCTCTCCAGCGGCGGCGCGTTCGCCGGGACGGTCGAGGACATGCGCGCCCGCACGCCCGAGCAGGAAGTGATCTATTTCGTCCTGCCCGACCGTTTCGAGAACGGTGACACCGCCAACGACGAAGGCGGTCTTGGGAGCGGCCTCAAAGGCGGCAAGCTGCAGACCGGCTTCGACCCCACCGACAAGGCGTTCTACCACGGCGGCGACCTCAAGGGCCTGACCGCGCGGCTGGATTACATCCAGGGCCTCGGCGCCAGCGCACTGTGGGTCGGGCCGATCTTCAAGAACAAGCCGGTGCAAGGCCCCAAGGGCAACGAGAGCGCGGGATACCACGGCTACTGGATCACCGATTTCACGGCTGTCGATCCGCACTTCGGCACCAACGAGGACTTCAAGGCGCTCGTCGAGGCCGCGCATGCCCGGGGCATGAAGGTCTACATGGACATCATCGTCAACCACACGGCGGACGTGATCCAGTACAAGGAAGGGGTCTCGCAGGGGTATCCCTATCGTTCCAAGGCGGACTATCCGTTCTCGACCCGGGGCGGCGTGAAGGGTCCGGCGATCAACCCCGGTTTCCTTGGAGAAACGGTGCAAACGCCTGAGAACTGGGCGAAACTGACCGATCCCTCGTTCGCCTACACCCCCGTCGTGCCCAAGGCGGAGAAGGACGTCAAAGTCCCCGCCTGGCTCAACGATCCGATCTACTACCACAACCGCGGCAACACCGACTGGAAGGGCGAGAGCGCGCAGTACGGCGACTTCGTCGGCCTCGACGACCTCGCCACCGAGAACCCGCGCGTGGTCGATGGGATGATCGAGATCTACGGCAGCTGGATCGACCGCTTCGGCATCGACGGCTTCCGCATCGACACCGCGCGCCATGTAAACGCGGAGCTGTGGCAGAAGTTCGTGCCCGCCATGCTGGAGCGCGCGAAGGCAAAGGGAATCAACAACTTCCATATTTTCGGCGAAGTCGCGACGGGCGATTACGACCCTGCCCTCCTCGCCTCATGGACGCGCAATGCGGGCCTGCCGGGCGTGCTCGACTTCGCGTTCATGCGGGCGGTCGACGATGCTGCCGGCGGCGCCAAGGATGGTGGCACCGAGACGCTGGCGCGCCTCTTCGACGACGATGCCCTCTATGCGGGCGGCAAGGCGGGCGCGCTGCAGCTGCCGACGTTCCTGGGCAACCACGATGCCGGGCGCCTGCCGATGTTCCTCAAGCTGGGTAAACCGCTTGCGAGCAACGACGAACTGCTGAAGCGCTCGATGCTGGCCCATGCCATGCTGCTGACGCTGCGCGGTGTGCCGACGATCTACTACGGCGACGAACAAGGTTTCATCGGCCATGGCGGAGACCAGTGGTCGCGGCAGGATATGTTTGCTTCCAAGGACTTGCGCCTGACGGACGAACCGCTGCTGGGCACGACCCGCGCCCCGAATGCCGAGCATTTCGACCCGACGCACCCGCTCTACAAGCTGATCGCGCAGCTCGCGACCTTGCGCCGCCAGACTCCGGCGCTGACGGGCGGCATGACCAAGGTTCTCACCGCGTCCGACAAGCCGGGGCTGTTTGCGGTCTCCCGCTTCGATCCGGCTACCGGGAATGAGGTCGTGCTGGCCTTCAACACCTCCACCGAGGCGGTCGAAGGCAACCTCGCGGTTGAGCCGAAATCGGCGCAATTCCAGACGCTTGCGGGCTCCGCATGCCCTATGAAGGCGACCGCTCCGGGATCGGTTTCGATCGCCATGCCACCGCTCGGTTTCGCCGTCTGCGCGGCCCGGCCCTGA
- a CDS encoding alpha-amylase family glycosyl hydrolase, translating to MTNPETSSKAPWWRGAAIYQIYPRSFADSNGDGIGDLPGITSRLDHVARLGVEAIWISPFYQSPMADFGYDISDYCAVDPMFGTLEDFDALIAKAKALGLKVIVDQVYAHTSDQHPWFAESRSSRGNARSDWYVWADPKVDGSPPNNWQSVFGGPAWRWDARRGQYYMHNFLAEQPQLNCHNPEVQDALLAVAKFWLDRGVAGFRIDALNHSMHDPMLRNNPPAPDDGKVRTRPYDFQLQVYNQSHPDILKFIERLQALISSYPDTYSLAEVGGSRAMEEKRTFTQGPARLDSAYGFDLLYADALRPAHIAEVLQFWPDEPDAGWPSWAFENHDAPRALSRWCAPDQIDAFARMKMLTLLSIRGNPILFQGEELGLLQDEIPFEMLQDPEAIANWPLTLSRDGVRTPLPWMAQSEHGGFTSSAPWLPLSEQNLSRAVDRQETDPASLLNLTRHLLQLRAADPALRRGSGEVLLADDTRLVLRRELEGHRVLVVVNMSDAPAAWPAAIPTGGRVLAAVNNAECALTLGTLPACGALWIIEGETA from the coding sequence ATGACGAACCCAGAAACCTCCTCCAAGGCGCCATGGTGGCGCGGCGCGGCGATCTACCAGATCTATCCGCGCAGCTTCGCCGATTCCAACGGCGACGGCATCGGCGACCTGCCCGGCATCACCTCGCGCCTCGACCATGTCGCCCGGCTCGGCGTCGAGGCGATCTGGATCTCGCCGTTCTACCAGTCGCCGATGGCCGACTTCGGCTACGACATTTCCGACTACTGCGCGGTCGACCCGATGTTCGGCACGCTGGAGGATTTCGACGCGCTGATCGCGAAGGCGAAGGCGCTTGGCCTGAAGGTCATCGTCGATCAGGTCTATGCCCACACCTCGGACCAGCACCCGTGGTTTGCCGAGAGCCGGTCCAGCCGCGGCAATGCGCGGTCGGACTGGTACGTCTGGGCCGATCCCAAGGTGGACGGTTCGCCGCCCAACAACTGGCAGTCGGTGTTCGGCGGCCCGGCGTGGCGCTGGGATGCGCGGCGCGGGCAGTATTACATGCATAATTTCCTGGCCGAGCAGCCGCAGCTCAATTGCCATAACCCCGAGGTACAGGACGCGCTGCTGGCGGTGGCGAAGTTCTGGCTGGACCGGGGCGTCGCGGGCTTCCGCATCGATGCGCTCAACCACTCGATGCACGACCCGATGCTGCGCAACAATCCGCCCGCGCCGGACGACGGGAAGGTGCGCACGCGGCCCTACGATTTTCAGCTGCAGGTCTACAATCAGTCGCACCCGGACATCCTCAAGTTCATCGAGCGGCTGCAGGCGCTGATCTCCTCCTATCCCGATACCTATTCGCTGGCCGAAGTCGGCGGATCGCGGGCGATGGAAGAGAAGCGCACCTTCACGCAAGGCCCTGCCCGTCTGGACAGCGCCTACGGTTTCGATCTGCTCTATGCCGACGCGCTGCGTCCCGCGCACATCGCCGAAGTGCTGCAGTTCTGGCCCGACGAACCCGACGCCGGATGGCCGAGCTGGGCCTTCGAGAACCACGACGCCCCGCGCGCCCTGTCCCGCTGGTGCGCACCTGACCAGATCGACGCCTTCGCGCGGATGAAGATGCTGACGCTCCTGTCGATCCGGGGCAATCCGATCCTGTTCCAGGGTGAGGAACTCGGCCTGCTGCAGGACGAGATCCCGTTCGAGATGCTGCAGGATCCGGAGGCAATCGCCAACTGGCCGCTCACCCTCTCACGCGACGGCGTGCGCACGCCGCTGCCGTGGATGGCGCAGAGCGAGCATGGCGGCTTCACCTCCTCCGCACCATGGCTGCCGCTGAGCGAGCAGAACCTGTCGCGCGCGGTCGACCGGCAAGAGACGGACCCGGCTTCGCTGCTCAACCTGACGCGGCATCTGCTGCAGCTTCGCGCCGCCGATCCGGCGCTGCGCCGGGGCTCCGGCGAAGTGCTGCTCGCCGACGACACGCGCCTCGTGCTGCGCCGAGAACTTGAAGGGCACCGTGTGCTGGTCGTCGTCAACATGAGCGATGCGCCTGCAGCATGGCCTGCAGCAATTCCGACCGGCGGCCGCGTTCTGGCCGCTGTGAATAACGCCGAATGCGCCCTCACCTTGGGCACGCTCCCCGCATGCGGCGCCTTGTGGATCATCGAAGGAGAAACGGCATGA
- a CDS encoding TadE/TadG family type IV pilus assembly protein — protein sequence MIARLAAGLAGRLRRDQRGVSFMEFALILPIIVTMGFYGTELAWMAMINMQIAQIASSVADNASRLGQTDNSAVTPTVKEADVASVMSGALVQGSYFNFAANGRIILSSLEYDTATKRQYIHWQRCQGSLKVKSQYGVAKAGLTGTTLAGMGNPTITAVSGSAVMYVEVNYTYQPLFGTWFVGQPNFRREAAYIIRDDRSLGASSGDGISDATTTTKASCS from the coding sequence ATGATCGCGCGCCTTGCTGCGGGTCTTGCCGGAAGGCTGCGCCGCGATCAGCGCGGTGTCTCTTTCATGGAGTTCGCGCTGATCCTGCCGATCATCGTCACAATGGGTTTCTACGGAACCGAATTGGCATGGATGGCGATGATCAACATGCAGATCGCCCAGATCGCCAGCTCGGTGGCCGATAACGCCTCGCGCCTCGGCCAGACCGACAACAGCGCGGTGACCCCCACCGTCAAGGAAGCGGACGTCGCTTCGGTGATGTCGGGAGCGCTGGTGCAGGGGTCGTACTTCAACTTCGCCGCCAACGGGCGGATCATCCTCTCCAGCCTCGAATACGACACTGCGACCAAGCGCCAGTACATCCACTGGCAGCGCTGCCAGGGCAGCCTCAAGGTGAAGTCGCAATACGGCGTCGCCAAGGCCGGCCTGACCGGCACCACGCTGGCGGGCATGGGCAATCCGACGATCACGGCGGTGTCGGGTTCGGCGGTGATGTATGTGGAGGTGAACTACACCTACCAGCCGCTGTTCGGCACCTGGTTCGTCGGCCAGCCCAACTTCCGCCGCGAGGCCGCCTACATCATCCGCGACGATCGCAGCCTTGGCGCCAGCTCGGGCGACGGCATCTCCGACGCGACGACGACCACGAAGGCCAGCTGCAGTTGA
- a CDS encoding glycoside hydrolase family 97 protein has protein sequence MKPLALLASAGIVIAAPAMAQETKPQVTAQSPDGSIVLTVTIDNDSRPMWSLTRKGKLLIAPSKLGFILTDGLNMTRGFAIESSDTAKGDDTWEQPWGERRFVKDTYNQVTVRFKQGKTYGTRLMNVTFRLFDNGVGFRYEIPEQPGLKTMKIADETTEFDIVPKGTAWWIPGGEWNRYEQVYQKTPIDAVSTAHTPITMKLEDGTHLSFHEAALVDYAGYWFKRATGQTFRTTLSPSSRGPRVVRDLPFATPWRTVRIADDAEGLVDNDLELNLNEPNKLGDVSWVKPGRYIGIWWGMIRNDWTWAEGPKHGATTERTKQYIDYAAKHKFRGVLVEGWNKGWNGDWFGHGDEFSFTQATPDFDIEAVTKYAAKKGVKLIGHHETGGNIANYEANMDAGFALYQKLGVDTVKTGYVADHGGVIANTDYPGGPVGPVRMEWHDGQRQVEHHLAVVEDAAKHHIAIDAHEPVKDTGLRRTYPNWVSREGARGMEYNAWGKFANGPDHEPTLVYTRMLSGPMDFTPGVLSLEGANGPLASTLAKQLGLYLAIYSPIQMAADFIEQLDKYPREMNFIESVPTDWAESHLIAGEVGDYAIFARKDRASPRWFVGGVNDATARTVTLKFDFLDAGKSYKASVWKDGEGATYETEARHNIAYDTRTVKKGDTMDVWLAPGGGTAIRLEPR, from the coding sequence ATGAAGCCGCTCGCCCTGCTGGCTAGTGCCGGCATCGTCATCGCCGCCCCTGCCATGGCGCAGGAAACCAAGCCGCAAGTCACCGCTCAATCGCCCGACGGCTCGATCGTGCTGACGGTCACCATCGACAACGACAGCCGCCCGATGTGGTCGCTCACCCGCAAGGGCAAGCTGCTGATCGCGCCGAGCAAGCTGGGCTTCATCCTGACGGATGGCCTCAACATGACGCGCGGCTTCGCCATCGAGAGCAGCGATACCGCGAAGGGCGACGACACCTGGGAACAGCCCTGGGGTGAGCGCCGCTTCGTCAAGGACACGTACAATCAGGTCACCGTCCGCTTCAAGCAGGGCAAGACCTACGGGACGCGGCTGATGAACGTCACCTTCCGCCTCTTCGACAACGGCGTGGGCTTCCGCTACGAGATCCCCGAACAGCCCGGCCTCAAGACGATGAAGATCGCCGACGAGACGACTGAGTTCGACATCGTCCCCAAGGGCACTGCATGGTGGATCCCCGGCGGCGAGTGGAACCGCTATGAGCAGGTCTACCAGAAGACCCCGATCGACGCCGTCTCTACCGCACACACGCCGATCACCATGAAGCTGGAGGACGGCACCCATCTGTCGTTCCACGAAGCGGCGCTGGTCGACTATGCCGGTTACTGGTTCAAGCGCGCGACCGGGCAGACCTTCCGCACAACCCTTTCGCCCTCCTCGCGGGGCCCGCGCGTGGTGCGCGATCTGCCCTTCGCGACGCCGTGGCGCACGGTGCGCATCGCGGATGACGCCGAAGGTCTGGTCGACAACGATCTGGAGCTGAACCTCAACGAGCCCAACAAGCTGGGCGATGTCAGCTGGGTGAAGCCGGGCCGCTACATCGGCATCTGGTGGGGCATGATCCGCAACGACTGGACCTGGGCGGAAGGCCCGAAGCACGGCGCCACCACCGAGCGGACCAAGCAGTACATCGACTATGCCGCGAAGCACAAGTTCCGCGGCGTGCTGGTCGAGGGCTGGAACAAGGGCTGGAACGGCGACTGGTTCGGCCACGGCGACGAATTCAGCTTCACGCAGGCGACGCCCGATTTCGACATCGAAGCGGTGACGAAGTACGCCGCGAAGAAGGGCGTCAAGCTGATCGGTCACCACGAGACCGGCGGCAACATCGCCAATTACGAAGCGAACATGGACGCCGGTTTCGCGCTCTACCAGAAGCTGGGCGTGGACACGGTGAAGACCGGCTACGTCGCCGACCATGGCGGCGTGATCGCGAACACCGACTATCCCGGCGGCCCGGTCGGCCCGGTCCGCATGGAGTGGCACGACGGCCAGCGGCAGGTCGAGCACCACCTCGCCGTCGTCGAGGATGCCGCGAAGCACCACATAGCCATCGACGCGCATGAACCGGTCAAGGACACGGGCCTTCGCCGCACGTACCCCAACTGGGTCTCGCGCGAAGGGGCGCGCGGCATGGAGTATAACGCCTGGGGCAAGTTCGCCAACGGCCCGGACCATGAGCCTACGCTGGTCTATACCCGCATGCTGTCCGGCCCGATGGACTTCACGCCCGGCGTTCTGAGCCTCGAAGGCGCGAACGGTCCCCTCGCCTCGACGCTGGCGAAGCAGCTGGGGCTGTACCTCGCGATCTACTCGCCGATCCAGATGGCAGCAGACTTCATCGAGCAACTCGACAAGTACCCGCGCGAGATGAACTTCATCGAGAGCGTGCCGACCGACTGGGCCGAGAGCCACCTGATCGCGGGCGAAGTAGGCGACTATGCGATCTTCGCACGCAAGGACCGCGCTTCGCCGAGGTGGTTCGTCGGCGGCGTGAACGATGCGACGGCGCGCACGGTGACGCTGAAGTTCGACTTCCTCGATGCGGGCAAGAGCTACAAGGCCAGCGTCTGGAAGGACGGCGAAGGCGCGACGTATGAAACCGAAGCGCGCCACAACATCGCCTACGACACGCGCACGGTGAAGAAGGGCGATACCATGGACGTGTGGCTGGCCCCCGGCGGCGGCACCGCGATCCGGCTGGAGCCGCGCTGA
- a CDS encoding pilus assembly protein TadG-related protein, producing MRQACLYPAKAVREVLNGVLRDSGGNILPIAAIGMLVAAVVVGSAVDLSRDYLVREQIQSACDAAVLAGRRTVTTAGFDTASKAAATAYFNTNFNDAQQGTRSTVFTVTSTDDGQTVTATATTVLDTLLMRIFGKDSFDIRVNCGSSMGVGNADVMMVLDTTGSMDYTLSGSQTRIQALRAAMKNFYTTIYNATANSNARVRYGFVPFSSTVNVGRLLTAVNSSYIVDSYPYQSRAYEPDDSGGSDYSGTWTAVIPTTSYSSQNDCNNAKPADTAFSEQGSGQARSQVKKEYSCIRSDRNSPYYVYWRWLTRPYTMRYHQVTYDTSSFKKFNSVATPTGTNGANVSSTWGGCIQERDTVAQATFSYSTSTGISPKAALDLDLDTAPTSDDKTKWRPLWPEVSYRRWSDSGYYTTATTNNGGDAGTYCPAQAKLLATMTQSAFNSYADSLVAIGGTYLDVGMIWGGRLMSQQGMWSTLNSDEPSNGGKVSRHVIFMTDGQMEPNQYIAQAWGIEYWDRRVTTDGTTNDTARHTQRFLATCEAIKAKGIRVWVVAFTSSLSSDLTTCASDDSSYTANSSSELNTAFQEIAKQVGELRVVQ from the coding sequence ATGCGTCAAGCATGTCTCTATCCCGCCAAGGCCGTTCGCGAAGTGCTGAACGGTGTCCTGCGCGATTCCGGCGGCAACATCCTTCCGATCGCAGCGATCGGCATGCTCGTGGCGGCGGTCGTGGTGGGCTCGGCGGTTGATCTGAGCCGCGATTACCTCGTGCGTGAACAAATCCAGTCTGCCTGCGACGCGGCGGTGCTGGCGGGGCGGCGCACGGTGACGACGGCTGGTTTCGACACCGCCTCGAAGGCGGCCGCGACGGCGTATTTCAACACCAACTTCAACGACGCGCAGCAGGGCACGCGCTCCACGGTGTTCACCGTGACTTCCACCGACGACGGCCAGACCGTCACCGCGACCGCGACGACCGTGCTCGACACCTTGCTGATGCGCATCTTCGGCAAGGACAGCTTCGACATCCGGGTAAACTGCGGAAGCTCGATGGGCGTCGGCAACGCGGACGTGATGATGGTGCTCGATACCACCGGTTCGATGGACTACACGCTTTCGGGCTCGCAGACGCGCATCCAGGCATTGCGCGCGGCGATGAAGAATTTCTACACGACGATCTACAACGCCACCGCGAACAGCAATGCGCGCGTGCGCTACGGCTTCGTGCCGTTCAGTTCGACGGTGAACGTCGGCAGGCTGCTTACGGCGGTCAACAGCAGCTATATCGTCGACAGCTATCCCTACCAGTCGCGCGCCTACGAGCCCGACGATTCGGGCGGCAGCGATTACAGCGGCACATGGACTGCCGTTATTCCGACGACGAGCTACAGTTCGCAGAACGACTGCAATAATGCCAAGCCCGCAGATACGGCGTTCAGCGAGCAGGGGTCCGGGCAGGCACGATCGCAAGTGAAGAAGGAATACTCGTGTATTCGTTCCGATAGAAACTCGCCATACTACGTCTATTGGCGCTGGCTGACCCGTCCCTACACGATGCGCTACCATCAGGTTACGTACGACACGAGCAGCTTCAAGAAGTTCAACTCGGTCGCCACGCCTACCGGAACCAACGGCGCGAACGTGTCCTCGACCTGGGGCGGTTGCATCCAGGAACGCGACACCGTGGCGCAGGCCACCTTCAGCTACTCGACCAGCACGGGCATCTCGCCCAAGGCCGCGCTCGATCTCGACCTCGACACGGCGCCGACGTCGGACGACAAGACCAAGTGGCGTCCGCTCTGGCCGGAGGTGTCCTACCGCCGCTGGTCGGACAGCGGCTACTACACCACCGCGACCACCAACAACGGCGGTGATGCGGGAACGTATTGCCCGGCGCAGGCAAAGCTGCTGGCGACGATGACGCAGAGCGCGTTCAATTCCTACGCGGACTCGCTCGTGGCGATCGGGGGCACGTACCTCGACGTCGGGATGATCTGGGGCGGGCGCCTGATGTCGCAGCAGGGCATGTGGTCGACCCTCAACAGCGACGAACCGTCCAACGGCGGCAAGGTTTCGCGCCACGTCATCTTCATGACCGACGGCCAGATGGAGCCCAACCAGTACATCGCCCAGGCCTGGGGCATCGAGTACTGGGACCGCCGCGTCACCACCGACGGTACGACCAACGACACCGCCCGCCACACCCAGCGCTTCCTTGCGACGTGCGAGGCGATCAAGGCCAAGGGTATCCGCGTCTGGGTCGTGGCGTTCACGTCCAGCCTGAGCAGCGATCTGACGACCTGCGCATCCGACGACAGTTCGTACACCGCGAACAGCTCGTCCGAACTGAACACCGCGTTCCAGGAGATCGCCAAGCAGGTCGGCGAGTTGAGGGTCGTGCAGTGA
- a CDS encoding TadE/TadG family type IV pilus assembly protein, producing MTAPLLRRLRAGERGSAVIEFAVAAPVLLLLLIGIYDMAHRAYLTAILHGAVEEASRQDGLEIADNTKADAYVTAMVQRVAPGATVAFKRSSYYDFADIKRAEAWNDKNTNGKCDNGETYTDENRNGRWDADVGNSDNGGGNDVVLYTATVTYTPVFIVPFMPNSTSQRTLTASTVRKNQPYELQAKYGSDAGSCP from the coding sequence GTGACGGCGCCGCTGCTCCGTCGCCTCCGGGCGGGCGAGCGCGGCTCGGCGGTGATCGAGTTCGCCGTCGCCGCGCCGGTGCTCCTGCTGCTGCTCATCGGCATCTACGACATGGCGCACCGCGCCTATCTCACCGCGATCCTGCACGGCGCGGTGGAAGAGGCCTCGCGTCAGGACGGACTGGAGATCGCCGACAACACCAAGGCCGACGCCTACGTCACCGCGATGGTCCAGCGCGTAGCGCCGGGCGCGACGGTCGCCTTCAAGCGCTCCAGCTACTACGACTTCGCCGACATAAAACGCGCCGAGGCCTGGAACGACAAGAACACCAACGGCAAGTGCGACAACGGCGAAACCTACACCGACGAGAACCGCAACGGCAGATGGGACGCGGATGTGGGGAACAGCGACAACGGTGGCGGCAACGACGTCGTGCTCTACACCGCGACGGTGACCTATACGCCCGTGTTCATCGTGCCGTTCATGCCCAATTCGACGAGCCAGCGCACGCTGACCGCGAGCACGGTGCGCAAGAACCAGCCTTACGAGCTACAGGCCAAGTATGGCTCGGATGCGGGGAGCTGCCCATGA